Below is a genomic region from bacterium.
ACCTCGCGCGCGTCGCCGCGTTCTTGCTCGGGTCAGCCTGTATCTCGTTGGTCGCCTCGTCGTGTTCAAGCGATGGCGTCGCGTCGATCGAGTCCCGCGACCCGGGGATGATCGACCCGCAGCCTGATCTGGTAGGCCCACCTCGCTGGGCATCCCCGGGCGAACGCCGACGTGAAGCTGAGTCAGATACCGATACGCTCAACCCCCGACTAAGCGCGTTTCGGAAAGAATCGCCGCTGAAGTACGGGTATCCGGGAAGCCCTCGGCTCGCGCGCTTTCTCTTCTACTTCACCGAGACGCCCGGGACGAGCGTCGAAGAGAGCGTCGCGGAGACCTTCAATCTTCCGGCGGAAGCGGCCCGCCTCGCGGTTCGGGCCACATTCGCGCAGACGGCCGCCTGGAAAGATTCCGTGCTCGAAGGATCTGTCAGCACACACTACGCCGAAGCGGAGCGGCACTACTGGGAGGCGATCGAGCTCGCTCCCCGCGAGTGGGTTCTCTATGAGTCGCTCGGAAAGCTCTACTCCGCGAGCCCCCAGCGCTGCGACATGGACGGCATCGAGCGCCTTGGCGAACGGTGGGGCGACCGCCGTGAAGCGCTGCTGCGACTCGCGCCGATCGTGATTGGCAGCGATGAGTGCGAAGACCTCTACCATGCTCTGCTGCCCGACTACCCCGAGGATATTCAGGTACTCGGACTCCTCGCGCGCCGATTCGACAGCAATTGGCACGCGGCAGCCTTCGGAATTGCCGTCCGTCAGGTCGCGCTCGAGCTGGCCTCGGAGCACGCCACCTCAGCTGCGCTACGGCTCACGATCGATCGAGGGCTGATTCACGCATTGCTCAGCTCGGGGCAAGGCAGCGAGGCGCTCGCGTTGTGGGAGAGCCGCTCTGAGGACGATCGGAACCGGATGCTCGGGTCGCCGAATGCGTTCGAGCGAGTGTTTCCTAGCGGCTTTCGTGGGATAGACGGGCGGATCGACGAGGCATTGGCTCTCGAGCTTGCCGCGGCCTATTTGGTCGCGGGACGGACTGATCGCGCACTTTCACTGATGCCGTCGCCGCCGAAGCTTCCGTCTCCGTCCGCCGACAAGAGCCTCTTGTACCGTCACAGCACCCCACACGCCTGCTACCGCCTCCTTGCGGTTGCCCTCGGCGAGCAGGTTGACGATTCGTTCGAATTCCTACTCGAGCTGGCTGGCGGCGGAGAGATGTTCAGCGACACCGTCGAGACCTGCCATCACAACGACACCTGGATTCAGCTCAGCCGACAGATCGCGAGAGAGGCCGGCTACCCACGCTTCGAAGCCGCGTTCAAGGAAGACGAGGTCAACCCGTTTGAGACGTCCTCATTCGAGTACTTCGAGCAGCACGACAAGAAATTCCTAAGCGGGGCGTCAACGCGGCTTCGCGAGCACTACAACGGAATACGAAGCAGGTTCGAGATCGCGGATGCGCCAGACCGATCTGCGGATCTCCCGGCTCAGACACAGCGAGCAGTCGACGCACGCTTCGAATCGCCGTTCACTGAGAGTTCCGCTTCCGACGCTGCGTCGACGAATCGACCATCGACACCGCTATTGCAATGGATTGCGAACGCGGCGCGTTCCGATACGAATTCGTCTGGCGACGTTGTCCGCACTGATCGCCGCGGCGATCTCGTAGCTCGCGTGCATCTCAATCAAGACGTCGACCCGATGGGCGAAGTCGGAGGCGGGGGGTATTGGCTCAGCTTCTCACCAGACGGAGGCAAGCGCTGGACCCGGAGATTCTACACGGGGCTCCGCGCTCACTTTCCGTATGTCGTGGAATCCGAGAGTGAGATACCGATTCTCGCAGGAGAGATGGTGCAGCTCGCCGTCGAGATCGAGGAGATCGATACATCGACGATCAGCTTCCCGCCGATCGGCCTTGGCTCAAAGCGACGGGAGGCGGGGCGCCTACTCACCGTTTCGCTGGAGGCTCTTGCCAAAGACAGCGACACTGATGGCCTCACGGACCTTCTCGAGAGAGCCCTTCTTCTTGATCCGGCCAGCTCGGACTCCGACGGGGACGGTCTTCCCGACGCTTTCGACGCGCTGCCCCGGACGCCGTATCGATTGGAGGCCGACTCTGCGCGAGCTGATGCGCTCAAGGCGGCAATCCCCCATCTCTTCGGGTCCGGGCTTCACGCGCGTGTGGTCGCTCCGGTTAGCGCTGCTGACTTCGACGACGCTCACATCGAGCGAGCCCTAGGCTCTCCCGTTGGGGAGGGATCCGAGAGGACTCTCTTCGTCGTAGGCGACAACGTCGACTTCTCGGCGATTTCAGTCGCCGCGCGCGTAGTCGTACTGTCTCCAGAGGAGTCAGCTGCAATCGACGAGCACACAGGCGTCTTCTATCCGATATCGATCGGGCTGTTCATTCTCGATCACGACGAACGCCGCGGTTACCTCGGATGGGGCGGAGGGTGGACAGGTGGCGCGCTCGGCTTCAAGCGGATATTCGGGCGCTGGACCGTGGAGGTTCTCTCACATTGGATGACCTGACCTCTGGGCCTAGGTACGGCAACTTGTACCCGGTTGGCTGGGCGCCGCTCGGCGTTTTCGCTGCGCCGAATAGCGCTCCGTAGTCGGGAGGCGAAGACTCGATGGTTCACGGGCTGAGATTGAGAGCAACCGCCTTCTCTCCCGCGATGCTCGTCTCGTTGTCCTTGAGTCTCCTACTGGCCGTGCTGGGCGCGTGCTCTCGCTCGACCCCGGGTGATTCCACCAATCGCTGGGTGGTCGCGCCCGAAGGTTTGCCCCACGTCGAGAGGGTCGTCCTGCGAGGCCGGCTTCTGGACTCTGAAGGCGAGGCGATTGCCGGCGCCGCGATCCGGTACGTACCAGATGCCGCCACGCTCAAGGCCGTCGTGGGCGCGCTACCCGAACGAGACGGCGAGTTTGCGGTTGCCTTCCCCGGCTTCTCGATCGACGAAGCTCCAGCGGTCGTGACGGGACCCGACGGACGATTCGAGCTCCAGACGTGGCGATCGATGGACCGCAGTGAGGAGAACTGGAATTCGAACCTCGTGTGGCCGGCCGGCGGTCTCGTGGTGACCGCGCCGGGGTACGCGGTGCGGCTTCTCACGCACCATTGGACAGATCCGCCCGAGAGGGACTTTGGCGAGGTTCTACTCATGGCCGAGTTGGCGGTTGACGGCGTCGTCGTGGACGAGAGCGGCCGGCCCATTGCTGGCGCACGTATCCGAGTAGAGCATTCCGGCACTTGGGACGAGGTGTGGCGCACCTTTGATATTGCGGACGTGTACCGGCTCGGGCTCACGGACAAGACCCAGACTGACCCCGATGGACGTTTCCGGCTCGGCGGTTTGAGCACCGGAGGTCATCACTTCTCGATCAAGCGCGACGGATTCGGGACGGCGGTGTCCTGGATCGCGGGAGCGAGCGGGATGACTGTCGGCGTGGGCGAGGTCCCATTGACTAGGGTCGAGGGGATCTGCGGCGTCGTACGCGATGAGGGCGGAGCCGCGGTGCCGGGAGCCAGCATCTGGCTTGCGGACGCCTATTTCGACCGTGGGATCACGCCGGGTTTTCTGGCTGGTCCTCCGCTTCGAGAGGGCGAATCGGGTTGGACTGATCCGCTCGTCCGGGCTCTGCGCGATCGAAAGGTACCGGGGGCCACTTCGGACCGAAACGGGGAGTTCTGCGCCTTCGGACCCGGCGGCCCGTCGTATGACCTCTACGCGGTCGCCGATGGGTTTGAGCTCTCACGGGTCGAGGACGTTGGCGACGGCCGGCGTGACGTGGGCGTCGCGCTCGCAACGAGGACGACGCCCGTCGCGCCGGATCCCCTGGCATGGCCTAGGCAGGATGAAGGAGTCGCCGAGCTTCAAGTTGCGGTCAGAGACGCGCACGGACACCCCGTGCCAGGGGCGGCGGTCTTTGGCGCTCGGTGGTCTTTCGAAGAGGGCGAGCCGATTGGGGAGACGAACGGCGACGGCATGCTGCTCACTAAAGTGTCACCAGCGAAGACGACGGTCGTTTACGCGCGACGCGGTACGCGGTGGAGTACCCGGGCGATGATCGACTGGCGATCCCAGTCACGCCTGGAAGCGGCGCTGACTGTGGTCGAGACCGGTGGAATCGAGGGCCTCGCGCTCGACGAGAACGGCCATGCGGATCCGTACGCGTGGCTTTCGCTCACTCCGCTGGACATCCCGAATGATCTGCATCCCGATCGGCCGGACGAGCGGGCGGACGCTGAGGGGCGGTTCAAGTTCTCTGAGCTTCTCCCAGGACGGTACGAGGTCACCTCTCATTTCCGCTTCGAGGGATGGCAGGGCACCGAGGTCGTAGTAGCGGCCGGCCGGTCGGCCGAAGCCGTCGTCACGACCGAACGCTCATCACCAAGACTACGTGGCCTTGTCACGTCGGGAGGTCGCCCCGTTGTTTGGGCGAAGATCGAGGGCCGCATCAACGATCCCGAGCGGTTCGGGTACTACATGTCGTACTCGCTTCGCGACGGAAAGTACGACGCCTGGGTGGACCGAGTCGGAGACTATGACCTGGCGGTCGAGACAACGGGCGGCGGTCGTTCGAAGCCCATCCGCGTATCGATCGGCGAGGGCGAGGTTGCAACGGCCGATTTTCGTCTGCCGACCGGCGGGATCGGTGGCACAGTCGTCACGCGCGTGGATGGTTCGCCGGTCGGTGGGATCATCGTCGCGCTATTCGACAAGGGAAACGACTTCGTCGCGCGCGCGAGCGACTTCACTGATGCTGAAGGGCGATTCACATTCTCCGAACTCGACGACGGCGAGTACGTCGTGCGGACAACGAGGGTGGTTTCGTATTGGCCGGACTACGCGGGACAGAGCTTCTCGCTGTCATCGATGTCTGTTGCCGTTCACGATGGTGCGATAGCGGAGATCACGTTCCGAGAGGAAGCTTCGGCGTCTATCGTTGGATCCGTCCGCACGTCCAGCGGCATGCCCGCGCGGGACGGGACCGAGATCTGCG
It encodes:
- a CDS encoding carboxypeptidase-like regulatory domain-containing protein, which gives rise to MVAPEGLPHVERVVLRGRLLDSEGEAIAGAAIRYVPDAATLKAVVGALPERDGEFAVAFPGFSIDEAPAVVTGPDGRFELQTWRSMDRSEENWNSNLVWPAGGLVVTAPGYAVRLLTHHWTDPPERDFGEVLLMAELAVDGVVVDESGRPIAGARIRVEHSGTWDEVWRTFDIADVYRLGLTDKTQTDPDGRFRLGGLSTGGHHFSIKRDGFGTAVSWIAGASGMTVGVGEVPLTRVEGICGVVRDEGGAAVPGASIWLADAYFDRGITPGFLAGPPLREGESGWTDPLVRALRDRKVPGATSDRNGEFCAFGPGGPSYDLYAVADGFELSRVEDVGDGRRDVGVALATRTTPVAPDPLAWPRQDEGVAELQVAVRDAHGHPVPGAAVFGARWSFEEGEPIGETNGDGMLLTKVSPAKTTVVYARRGTRWSTRAMIDWRSQSRLEAALTVVETGGIEGLALDENGHADPYAWLSLTPLDIPNDLHPDRPDERADAEGRFKFSELLPGRYEVTSHFRFEGWQGTEVVVAAGRSAEAVVTTERSSPRLRGLVTSGGRPVVWAKIEGRINDPERFGYYMSYSLRDGKYDAWVDRVGDYDLAVETTGGGRSKPIRVSIGEGEVATADFRLPTGGIGGTVVTRVDGSPVGGIIVALFDKGNDFVARASDFTDAEGRFTFSELDDGEYVVRTTRVVSYWPDYAGQSFSLSSMSVAVHDGAIAEITFREEASASIVGSVRTSSGMPARDGTEICAVRIDVDPPEPPVPDDCVARSYSRSGRFVIEALNRATHRVAAEAASPSVVRERGVVVDLSAHGRADADVVVRGARRPRDPATETAPGAQ